A portion of the Pseudarthrobacter defluvii genome contains these proteins:
- a CDS encoding histidine phosphatase family protein, with protein MKLLLIRHGETPGNVLGQLDTDHPGPGLTELGERQAEAMARALVNERIDALYASTLIRTQITAAPLARLHTLDIEVLEGLHEIEAGSLEKLTDHEAHKRYMGTVISWAAGDLDRRMPAGPDGHAFFERFDAAIAQVVERAERQQHGTVAVVSHGAAIRTWAGLRADGADHEFAARHVLANTGIVALKGDVAAGWTLIHWDGSPVGGLALADPTAGDPTGRDVAAP; from the coding sequence ATGAAGTTGCTCCTGATCCGCCACGGCGAAACCCCAGGCAATGTACTGGGCCAACTGGATACCGACCACCCTGGGCCCGGTTTGACCGAACTGGGCGAACGCCAGGCCGAAGCCATGGCGCGGGCACTGGTAAACGAACGCATTGACGCGCTTTACGCCTCCACCCTGATCAGGACGCAGATCACCGCCGCGCCGCTGGCCCGGCTGCACACCCTCGATATTGAAGTCCTGGAGGGGCTGCACGAGATCGAGGCCGGGTCACTGGAGAAACTGACCGACCACGAAGCCCACAAGCGCTACATGGGGACCGTGATTTCCTGGGCTGCGGGCGACCTGGACCGCCGCATGCCCGCCGGGCCCGACGGCCATGCCTTCTTCGAGCGGTTCGACGCCGCCATCGCACAAGTGGTGGAACGGGCTGAACGGCAGCAGCACGGCACGGTTGCCGTCGTCAGCCATGGTGCCGCCATCCGCACCTGGGCAGGACTCCGGGCAGATGGCGCTGACCACGAGTTCGCCGCACGCCATGTCCTGGCCAACACCGGAATCGTCGCGCTGAAGGGAGATGTGGCTGCAGGTTGGACCCTGATCCATTGGGATGGAAGCCCCGTGGGTGGCCTTGCCCTGGCAGACCCGACGGCCGGGGATCCCACCGGACGCGACGTAGCGGCTCCCTAG
- the purB gene encoding adenylosuccinate lyase, translated as MPETAATADTRTPSGRLALAASSENIALGPLDGRYQSAVAPLVDYLSEAALNRDRVAVEVEWLIHLTSNNVLPGAGRLSAEQQSQLRAIVTEFDAASVAELGEIEAVTVHDVKAVEYYIGRRLPAIGIENLTAMVHFGCTSEDINNLSYALGVKGAVEDVWLPAARALVAQISRMAEDNRAVPMLSRTHGQPATPTTLGKELAVIAHRLTRQLDRIAKTEYLGKINGATGTYAAHVASVPGADWEQVSKSFVEGLGLTWNPLTTQIESHDWQAELYADVARFNRILHNVCTDIWSYISIGYFAQIPVAGATGSSTMPHKVNPIRFENAEANLEISNGLLDTLAATLVTSRWQRDLTDSSSQRNIGVAFGHSLLALSNVAKGLDRLDVAEDVLAADLDTNWEVLGEAIQMVMRAEAIAGVEGMENPYERLKDLTRGHRVDAARMQEFVQGLGLSPEAEARLLALTPGKYTGIADQLVDHLK; from the coding sequence ATGCCTGAAACTGCCGCCACAGCTGACACCCGCACGCCCTCAGGACGCCTGGCCCTCGCCGCGTCATCGGAAAATATCGCGCTTGGCCCCCTGGACGGCCGCTACCAGTCCGCCGTCGCGCCCCTGGTCGACTACCTGTCCGAGGCTGCGCTGAACCGAGACCGCGTGGCCGTCGAAGTGGAATGGCTGATCCACCTGACCAGCAACAATGTCCTGCCCGGCGCGGGCCGGCTGAGCGCGGAACAGCAGAGCCAACTCCGGGCCATCGTCACGGAGTTCGACGCCGCGTCCGTAGCGGAGCTGGGCGAGATCGAGGCCGTCACCGTCCACGATGTGAAGGCCGTGGAGTACTACATCGGCCGCCGGCTCCCGGCGATCGGGATCGAAAACCTGACCGCCATGGTCCACTTCGGCTGCACGTCCGAGGACATCAACAACCTCTCCTACGCACTCGGCGTCAAGGGTGCTGTGGAGGACGTGTGGCTGCCCGCGGCCCGCGCCCTGGTGGCACAGATCAGCAGGATGGCCGAGGACAACCGCGCCGTCCCGATGCTGTCCCGCACCCACGGCCAGCCCGCCACACCCACCACTTTGGGCAAGGAGCTGGCAGTCATCGCGCACCGCCTGACCCGCCAGCTGGACCGGATTGCCAAGACCGAATACCTGGGCAAGATCAACGGCGCCACCGGCACCTACGCCGCCCATGTGGCCTCCGTTCCCGGCGCCGACTGGGAGCAGGTGTCCAAGTCGTTCGTCGAGGGACTCGGCCTGACCTGGAACCCGCTGACCACGCAGATCGAGAGCCACGACTGGCAGGCGGAGCTGTACGCCGACGTGGCGCGCTTCAACCGCATCCTCCACAACGTCTGCACGGACATCTGGAGCTACATCTCCATCGGCTACTTCGCGCAGATCCCGGTGGCCGGCGCAACGGGGTCGTCCACCATGCCGCACAAGGTCAACCCCATCCGCTTCGAGAACGCCGAGGCCAACCTGGAGATCTCCAACGGCCTGCTGGACACCCTGGCTGCCACCCTGGTGACCTCCCGCTGGCAGCGCGACCTCACCGACTCCTCCAGTCAGCGCAACATCGGCGTGGCGTTCGGCCACTCCCTGCTGGCCCTCTCCAACGTGGCCAAGGGCCTTGACCGCCTGGACGTTGCCGAGGACGTCCTGGCCGCCGATCTGGACACCAACTGGGAGGTCCTGGGCGAGGCAATCCAGATGGTCATGCGCGCCGAGGCGATTGCCGGCGTCGAAGGCATGGAGAACCCCTACGAGCGCCTCAAGGACCTCACCCGCGGCCACCGCGTGGACGCGGCCCGCATGCAGGAGTTCGTGCAGGGCCTGGGCCTCTCGCCCGAGGCTGAGGCACGCCTCCTGGCCCTTACGCCCGGCAAGTACACGGGCATCGCGGACCAGCTGGTGGACCACCTGAAGTAA
- a CDS encoding FAD-dependent monooxygenase, giving the protein METITIVGGGIAGLALAAALDTSRFQVTVHEKRPELPAVGNALGMWLNAQRALARLGILDEARAVSPVLGTGSVRNAQGEPWVTVDAGEMFGISRVDLLRLLDAAVPATVRRVTDTVQTIPVDGRLVVGADGVHSMVRRTAWGGATDARLTPYLALRGTLPTPVAPDEVGEYWGRGDLFGMAAARGGSFWYASYRSELGPYGIDPATALEQARARYANHAPAIRHALAAATSEECLVQRLWTVPRLGSYVSGRRVLIGDAAHAMMPTLGRGACESLVDAVTLADLLNTLPEDQALRAYNRQRRLRTRAVSVASSALGRIALADSAQPLRDRVLNLARRRNAGAAVGSTSGG; this is encoded by the coding sequence ATGGAAACGATCACGATCGTTGGCGGCGGAATCGCCGGGCTCGCCCTCGCGGCTGCTTTGGATACCAGCCGCTTCCAGGTCACCGTCCATGAGAAACGTCCGGAACTGCCTGCCGTGGGCAATGCGCTGGGGATGTGGCTAAACGCCCAGCGGGCACTGGCCCGACTGGGAATCCTTGACGAGGCGCGGGCAGTCAGTCCGGTGCTCGGCACAGGCTCGGTCCGCAATGCACAGGGGGAGCCCTGGGTCACCGTCGATGCAGGGGAGATGTTCGGCATTTCCCGGGTAGACCTGCTCCGGCTGCTGGATGCCGCCGTGCCCGCTACCGTCCGTAGGGTCACTGACACCGTGCAGACGATTCCCGTGGACGGCAGACTGGTGGTGGGCGCCGACGGTGTCCACAGCATGGTCCGGCGTACGGCCTGGGGCGGGGCCACCGATGCCCGCCTCACCCCCTACCTTGCTCTTCGCGGCACCCTCCCCACTCCAGTCGCACCGGATGAGGTGGGCGAGTACTGGGGCCGGGGAGACCTGTTTGGGATGGCCGCTGCGCGTGGAGGCTCCTTTTGGTATGCGAGCTACCGGTCGGAACTCGGCCCGTACGGGATAGACCCAGCGACAGCCCTCGAGCAGGCAAGGGCACGCTACGCCAACCACGCCCCTGCCATCCGGCACGCCCTGGCTGCAGCCACGTCGGAGGAATGCCTGGTCCAGCGCCTGTGGACGGTTCCGCGCCTCGGCTCCTACGTCAGCGGCAGGAGGGTGCTCATTGGAGACGCCGCGCATGCCATGATGCCCACGCTGGGCCGCGGGGCCTGCGAATCGCTGGTCGACGCGGTCACGCTGGCCGACCTCCTCAACACCTTGCCCGAGGACCAGGCGCTGCGGGCTTACAACCGGCAGCGGAGGCTGCGCACGCGCGCCGTGAGTGTCGCCTCGTCAGCGCTGGGACGGATCGCGCTCGCCGACAGTGCCCAGCCGCTGCGGGACCGCGTGCTCAACCTCGCCCGACGGCGGAACGCAGGGGCCGCCGTCGGCAGCACCTCCGGCGGTTGA
- a CDS encoding MarR family winged helix-turn-helix transcriptional regulator: protein MVSTGNEGSGYWYGPDGQLDYSAAVLKSLRDYRAAETEIRRSTRDSMGMGETDILALRYLLRVQASGKQVVPKDLSQFLNITSASTTSLIDRLVGSGHVRREPHPSDRRSVVVVPTVESDKEVRETLGAMHRRMMTVAESLTAEEARIVVDFLQRMTQSLQVHEGEELKVH, encoded by the coding sequence ATGGTTTCTACGGGCAACGAGGGATCCGGCTACTGGTACGGACCCGACGGGCAGCTGGACTACAGTGCAGCCGTGCTGAAGTCACTCCGGGACTACCGGGCGGCTGAAACGGAAATCCGCCGCAGCACCAGGGACTCCATGGGCATGGGGGAGACGGACATCCTTGCCCTGCGCTACCTGCTGAGGGTGCAGGCGTCGGGCAAGCAGGTTGTGCCGAAGGATCTCAGCCAGTTCCTCAATATTACTAGCGCGTCCACCACCTCGCTCATCGACAGGCTGGTGGGCAGTGGCCATGTACGTCGTGAGCCGCATCCCTCCGACCGCCGCTCCGTGGTGGTGGTTCCCACGGTCGAGTCCGACAAAGAGGTGCGCGAAACCCTTGGCGCCATGCACCGGCGGATGATGACGGTTGCTGAAAGCCTGACAGCGGAGGAAGCGCGCATCGTTGTCGATTTCCTCCAGCGCATGACCCAGTCGCTTCAGGTGCACGAAGGCGAAGAACTAAAAGTTCACTAG
- a CDS encoding ABC transporter ATP-binding protein: MIRLENIEVTFGDFTAIPQLDLHVRPGEFFTLLGPSGCGKTTALRTLAGFIQPARGTVRVDGKDVTRLPSDKRQVGMVFQNYALFPSMSVWENIAFGLRVRKEKPADSDRLVRDIARRVELSEEQLAKNVAELSGGQQQRVAVARALVLRPKILLLDEPLSNLDAKLRHQLRQQLKDLQSEFGITTVYVTHDQDEALAMSDRVAVFNKGVVEQVGTPQDIYDQAATEFVCNFIGDSSTLTPDFVAEVNRLSGAGLSTDARSYLRVEKASLDRPGDGGTAVGLSATVVSRTYHGLHSRYVVRSHGADIRLLVREDGGAHPEAGTAVTVYVQPGHILQYHPETGAALAKDRAVALP; encoded by the coding sequence ATGATCCGCTTGGAAAACATCGAAGTTACCTTTGGCGATTTCACCGCCATTCCGCAGCTGGACCTGCATGTCCGGCCGGGCGAGTTCTTCACCCTCCTGGGGCCCTCCGGCTGTGGGAAGACGACGGCGCTGCGCACCCTGGCCGGCTTCATCCAGCCGGCCAGGGGTACGGTCAGGGTGGACGGCAAGGACGTGACCCGCCTTCCCAGCGACAAGCGGCAGGTGGGCATGGTGTTCCAGAACTATGCCCTGTTCCCGAGCATGAGCGTATGGGAGAATATCGCCTTCGGGCTCCGGGTCCGGAAGGAAAAACCGGCCGACAGCGACCGCCTGGTGCGGGACATTGCCCGGCGCGTGGAACTCAGCGAGGAGCAGCTGGCGAAGAACGTGGCCGAACTTTCCGGTGGCCAGCAGCAGCGGGTAGCCGTTGCCCGCGCCCTGGTGCTGCGGCCGAAAATCCTGCTGCTGGACGAGCCGCTGTCCAACCTGGACGCCAAGCTACGCCACCAGCTGCGCCAGCAGCTCAAGGACCTGCAGAGCGAGTTCGGCATCACCACCGTGTACGTCACCCATGACCAGGACGAGGCACTGGCCATGAGTGACCGGGTCGCCGTGTTCAACAAGGGCGTCGTGGAGCAGGTCGGCACCCCGCAGGACATCTACGACCAGGCCGCCACTGAGTTCGTCTGCAACTTCATCGGCGACAGTTCCACGCTGACGCCGGACTTCGTGGCGGAGGTCAACCGGCTTTCCGGCGCCGGCCTCAGCACGGATGCCAGGTCCTATCTGCGCGTGGAAAAAGCCTCACTGGACCGGCCCGGGGACGGAGGGACCGCCGTCGGACTTTCCGCCACCGTGGTCTCCCGCACGTACCACGGCCTGCACAGCCGCTACGTGGTGCGCAGCCACGGCGCTGACATTCGCCTCCTGGTCCGGGAAGACGGCGGCGCGCACCCCGAGGCCGGCACGGCCGTAACTGTCTACGTCCAGCCCGGGCACATCCTGCAGTACCATCCCGAAACCGGTGCCGCACTGGCAAAGGACCGGGCGGTTGCCCTGCCATGA
- a CDS encoding ABC transporter permease: MSVNNPVGSMARSPFVLVVGVILTWFIAGFLVWPNVNILIATFFPDGSFSGRAAEKLFSSQRAMKALGNSFLLAVALSITVNAVGVFIVLVTHYFRIRGSRILFLGYASTFIYGGIVLAAGYKFIYGDKGMVTSLLVRIFPGMDPGWFSGFFAVLVVMTFATTTNHMLFVANALKGIDYQTIEAARNLGASTWTILRRIVLPMLKPTLFAVTILSFLTGLGALSAPQVLGGRDFQTITPMILTFTNSPTSRDLAALLAVILGLATMLMLAVMSRLEKGGTYFSVSKVSSELQKQEITNRAANVAVHGVAYLLFAIYTLPVVLIVLYSFADGAAIQTGQLSPANLTLDNYVRVLTQQSGLRPFIVSVVYSALAAVIAVGGLLFVARLLQKYKNWVASTFEYLLHIPWILPSALLALGLIVSYDHPNPLVGGAVLTGTTVILLIAFVTVKIPFTLRMLKASFASVNSSLEEAAAIMGAKTLYVFRRILLPLVLPAAAAITALNFNSLLDDYDTAIFLAHPLVQPLGLVIKANTDGAEGTEGIANTFVYTVLLMVITGVTMYLVYGRSGRRRSKKPLPALPSASQAPGPGAPGAQAPGEDDATRPAGAVR; the protein is encoded by the coding sequence ATGAGCGTCAACAACCCGGTGGGCAGCATGGCCCGCTCGCCGTTCGTCCTGGTGGTGGGGGTCATCCTCACCTGGTTCATTGCCGGCTTCCTGGTATGGCCCAACGTGAACATCCTGATCGCCACCTTCTTCCCCGACGGCAGCTTTTCGGGCCGCGCCGCGGAGAAGCTATTCTCCTCCCAGCGGGCGATGAAGGCACTGGGCAACAGCTTTCTCCTGGCCGTGGCGCTGTCCATCACCGTCAACGCGGTGGGGGTCTTCATCGTCCTGGTGACGCACTACTTCCGGATCCGTGGCTCCAGGATCCTCTTCCTGGGGTATGCCTCCACCTTCATCTACGGCGGCATCGTCCTGGCCGCAGGCTACAAATTCATCTACGGGGACAAGGGCATGGTCACCTCGCTGCTGGTCCGGATTTTCCCCGGGATGGACCCGGGCTGGTTCTCCGGGTTTTTTGCCGTCCTGGTGGTCATGACCTTTGCCACCACCACCAACCACATGCTGTTCGTGGCCAACGCTCTCAAGGGCATCGATTATCAGACCATCGAGGCGGCGCGGAACCTTGGCGCCTCCACGTGGACCATCCTGCGGCGCATTGTCCTGCCCATGCTCAAACCCACGCTGTTCGCCGTCACCATCCTGTCGTTCCTCACCGGCCTGGGCGCGTTGAGCGCTCCCCAGGTGCTGGGGGGCCGGGACTTCCAGACCATCACGCCGATGATCCTGACGTTTACCAACAGCCCCACCTCCCGCGACCTGGCGGCGCTGCTGGCCGTAATCCTGGGCCTGGCCACCATGCTGATGCTCGCAGTGATGTCCCGCCTGGAAAAGGGCGGAACCTACTTTTCAGTGTCAAAGGTGTCTTCCGAACTCCAGAAGCAGGAAATCACCAATCGCGCAGCCAACGTGGCCGTGCACGGCGTGGCCTATCTCCTCTTTGCCATCTACACGCTTCCGGTCGTGCTGATCGTGCTGTACTCGTTTGCGGACGGCGCTGCCATCCAAACAGGACAGCTCTCGCCTGCGAACCTGACACTGGACAACTACGTCCGCGTCCTCACCCAGCAGTCGGGGCTCCGGCCGTTCATCGTCAGCGTGGTGTACAGCGCCCTGGCGGCGGTCATCGCGGTGGGCGGGCTGCTCTTTGTGGCGCGGCTGCTGCAAAAGTACAAAAACTGGGTGGCCTCCACGTTCGAGTACCTGCTGCACATCCCGTGGATCCTGCCGTCCGCACTGCTGGCCCTGGGCCTGATTGTCAGCTACGACCACCCCAATCCCCTGGTGGGCGGTGCCGTCCTCACCGGGACAACGGTGATCCTGCTCATCGCGTTTGTCACGGTGAAGATCCCATTTACACTCCGGATGCTCAAGGCGTCTTTTGCCTCCGTGAACTCCTCATTGGAGGAGGCTGCAGCCATCATGGGTGCCAAGACCCTGTACGTCTTCAGGCGGATCCTCCTGCCGCTAGTGCTCCCGGCCGCGGCCGCCATTACGGCCTTGAACTTCAACAGCCTCCTCGACGACTACGACACCGCTATCTTCCTGGCCCATCCGCTGGTGCAGCCGCTGGGCCTGGTCATCAAAGCCAATACTGACGGCGCCGAGGGCACTGAGGGAATCGCGAACACATTCGTCTACACAGTGCTCCTCATGGTCATTACGGGCGTGACCATGTACCTCGTGTACGGCAGGTCCGGGCGGCGCAGGTCCAAGAAACCCCTGCCCGCCCTGCCTTCCGCATCGCAAGCCCCCGGCCCGGGAGCTCCTGGAGCGCAGGCGCCGGGTGAGGATGACGCCACGCGTCCAGCCGGTGCCGTTCGTTGA
- a CDS encoding serine/threonine-protein kinase, translating to MSLLETAVAATSPAALLPARSNGTVAGRWQLRERLGRGSAAEVFRAVDLEGGPDVAVKMAAGNGRKQHQRIQNEAGVLAGLTHPSIVRLTAQGVMPDGGTHAGRPFLVEELALGTSLADTIRLQSPRPDDVARWARGLFEALAHLHASGLVHRDIKPANLMLSGLRRSPVRIIDFGIAATAGAAPEPGISSGTVHYMSPEQAAGGAAEPSWDVYAMGLVLLELLTGTKAFPGTAVESLVARTLRSPEIPDSLGDWAALLRSLTAMDATERPTAAAAAAMAAQLIPAVPSSSQGIQRTLHSQGRQCGQRGQTGAGTCPATRALSPRRRRQRA from the coding sequence ATGAGCCTCCTGGAAACTGCAGTTGCTGCGACGTCCCCTGCTGCGCTGCTCCCAGCCCGTTCAAACGGCACTGTTGCCGGGCGTTGGCAACTTCGGGAACGGCTGGGCCGCGGGTCTGCTGCCGAAGTCTTTCGGGCGGTAGACCTGGAGGGCGGTCCCGATGTTGCGGTCAAGATGGCTGCCGGCAACGGCCGCAAGCAGCACCAGCGCATCCAAAACGAAGCCGGGGTCCTCGCCGGACTCACCCACCCCTCGATTGTGCGGCTCACTGCGCAGGGCGTTATGCCCGACGGCGGTACCCACGCCGGGCGTCCCTTCCTGGTGGAGGAACTGGCGCTGGGAACGAGCCTGGCCGACACCATCCGGCTGCAGAGCCCACGGCCGGATGATGTTGCGCGCTGGGCGCGCGGCCTTTTTGAGGCGCTCGCGCACCTTCACGCCAGCGGCCTTGTGCACCGTGACATCAAGCCGGCGAACCTGATGCTGAGCGGCCTGCGGAGAAGTCCCGTCCGGATCATCGATTTTGGAATTGCAGCCACGGCGGGGGCGGCTCCCGAACCCGGAATTTCTTCCGGAACCGTGCACTACATGAGCCCGGAGCAGGCCGCCGGCGGGGCAGCGGAGCCGTCCTGGGACGTGTACGCCATGGGGTTGGTCCTGCTGGAACTCCTCACCGGCACCAAGGCCTTTCCCGGTACCGCCGTTGAATCCCTCGTGGCCCGCACCCTGCGCTCGCCCGAGATCCCGGATTCCCTGGGTGACTGGGCTGCCCTGCTGCGTTCCCTAACGGCGATGGACGCCACGGAACGTCCCACGGCAGCAGCCGCCGCGGCGATGGCGGCACAGCTGATTCCGGCGGTACCGTCGTCCAGCCAAGGTATCCAGCGCACCCTGCACAGCCAAGGGCGCCAGTGTGGCCAGCGTGGCCAGACGGGTGCCGGGACGTGTCCGGCGACGCGGGCACTCTCTCCCCGACGCCGCCGGCAGCGGGCCTAG
- a CDS encoding TetR/AcrR family transcriptional regulator: MPDRRTQLLDAALAVVADRGMKGLTHRAVDAAAEVAEGTTSNYYRNRATLVAAVLERLLELDAALLAEQGPAGPPRSVEELANQLASLVLALAGQHAGLTRARLALSLDKPESVTAGHFRLVGGLEQALAALGVPDAGARARDVADYGDGVLLHLLTVRRDDAPDAAAIASAVRRLLAP, translated from the coding sequence ATGCCGGACCGCCGCACCCAACTGCTCGATGCCGCCCTGGCCGTGGTGGCGGACCGCGGAATGAAGGGCCTCACCCACCGGGCTGTTGACGCCGCAGCAGAAGTGGCCGAGGGAACCACCTCCAACTACTACCGCAACCGCGCCACCCTGGTAGCGGCAGTGCTGGAGCGCCTGCTGGAGCTGGACGCAGCGCTCCTGGCGGAGCAGGGGCCGGCCGGGCCGCCCCGGAGCGTTGAGGAACTGGCAAACCAGTTGGCCTCCCTGGTGCTGGCGCTTGCGGGTCAGCATGCCGGCCTGACCCGCGCACGGCTGGCACTTTCCCTGGACAAGCCCGAGTCAGTAACCGCCGGCCATTTCCGGCTGGTGGGCGGCCTGGAACAGGCACTGGCCGCCTTGGGCGTACCGGACGCCGGAGCCAGGGCACGGGACGTGGCGGACTACGGCGACGGCGTACTGCTGCACCTGCTCACCGTGCGGCGGGATGACGCTCCCGACGCCGCCGCCATTGCGTCGGCAGTCCGGCGGCTGCTGGCGCCGTAA
- a CDS encoding extracellular solute-binding protein, translated as MRKLQTLVAAAVAATLLAGCGGASTPPASTGDASGAPAGASGDTLVIYTNSNGEGRGDWLAAKAAEAGFKIEIVGAGGADATNKLIAEKNNPIADVAFGLNNMYFSQVKNEGALEAYQPAWAGDVDKGLGDGETYWPLVKQAILLGYNSDKISKDAAPKDWTDLWTKDEFKSRYERVTGMGTATAQLVFAGILSRYRDDSGDLGISDDGWKQVEQYFKNGSPAVAKTDLFARIASGDVDMGQMPSSIIADREKSFKVNVDTVIPSVGVPLAVEQIALVKGTKKKDQAQKFIDWFGSAEVQGEFAQKFNSMPVNKGAQAKANPEVVDFFAGLKQQDIDWNFVQKNMGAWVEKIELEYMT; from the coding sequence GTGCGTAAATTGCAGACTTTGGTTGCCGCCGCCGTCGCCGCCACCCTTCTCGCCGGCTGTGGCGGTGCCTCCACCCCGCCGGCCTCTACCGGTGACGCCTCCGGCGCTCCGGCGGGAGCCTCCGGGGACACCCTGGTGATCTACACCAACTCCAACGGCGAGGGCCGGGGCGACTGGCTGGCCGCCAAGGCGGCCGAGGCCGGATTCAAGATTGAGATCGTGGGGGCCGGGGGCGCCGACGCCACCAACAAGCTCATTGCCGAGAAGAACAACCCCATCGCGGACGTCGCGTTCGGCCTGAACAACATGTACTTCTCCCAGGTCAAGAACGAGGGTGCGCTGGAGGCCTACCAGCCCGCATGGGCGGGCGACGTGGACAAGGGCCTGGGCGACGGCGAGACCTACTGGCCCCTGGTGAAGCAGGCCATCCTCCTGGGCTACAACTCGGACAAGATCAGCAAGGACGCCGCGCCAAAGGACTGGACGGACCTGTGGACGAAGGACGAGTTCAAGAGCCGCTATGAACGGGTCACCGGCATGGGCACGGCCACCGCGCAGCTGGTCTTCGCAGGCATCCTCTCCAGGTACCGGGATGACTCCGGCGATCTGGGGATTTCCGACGACGGGTGGAAGCAGGTTGAGCAGTACTTCAAGAATGGCAGCCCCGCAGTGGCCAAGACCGACCTGTTTGCCCGCATCGCCTCCGGTGACGTGGACATGGGCCAGATGCCGTCCTCGATCATTGCCGACCGCGAAAAGTCCTTCAAGGTAAACGTGGACACTGTCATCCCCTCCGTGGGGGTCCCGCTTGCCGTGGAGCAGATAGCGCTGGTGAAGGGGACCAAGAAGAAGGACCAGGCGCAAAAGTTCATCGACTGGTTCGGCAGCGCCGAGGTCCAGGGCGAGTTCGCGCAGAAGTTCAACTCCATGCCGGTCAACAAGGGTGCCCAGGCAAAGGCCAACCCCGAGGTGGTGGACTTCTTTGCCGGCCTCAAGCAGCAGGACATCGACTGGAACTTCGTGCAGAAGAACATGGGTGCCTGGGTGGAGAAGATCGAACTTGAGTACATGACGTAA
- a CDS encoding GNAT family N-acetyltransferase, giving the protein MQTNPRLNIRQVPWSNPVGADLRHAQQAELDARFGRPDHEPGPPPSGADCAVFLVAYDKGSGQPVGCGGLRLLDGSTAEIKRLYVLPYTRGSGVASSILAALEAEAFRQGITRIKAEAGSAQPDGRNFYRNSGFEAIPNFGPYIGVEHSSCYAKTINAHSAAQTAMA; this is encoded by the coding sequence ATGCAGACCAACCCCCGGCTGAACATCCGGCAGGTCCCCTGGTCCAACCCCGTAGGCGCGGACCTGCGCCATGCCCAGCAGGCCGAGCTGGACGCCCGCTTCGGCCGGCCCGACCATGAACCCGGCCCGCCGCCGTCGGGCGCCGACTGCGCTGTCTTCCTGGTGGCGTATGACAAGGGTTCCGGACAACCCGTCGGCTGCGGCGGACTGCGGCTCCTGGATGGATCGACGGCGGAAATCAAGCGCCTCTACGTACTGCCGTACACGCGCGGCTCCGGCGTTGCCAGTTCGATCCTGGCCGCACTCGAGGCGGAGGCTTTCAGGCAGGGCATAACCCGGATCAAGGCGGAAGCCGGCTCGGCCCAGCCGGACGGCCGCAATTTCTACCGAAACTCCGGATTCGAGGCAATCCCCAACTTCGGGCCGTACATCGGAGTGGAACACTCTTCCTGCTACGCCAAGACCATCAACGCCCACAGCGCCGCGCAGACCGCCATGGCCTAG